A DNA window from Castanea sativa cultivar Marrone di Chiusa Pesio chromosome 7, ASM4071231v1 contains the following coding sequences:
- the LOC142642797 gene encoding limonoid UDP-glucosyltransferase-like encodes MALNEQKEEIHVLMVAFASQGHINPLLRLGSRLVSKGLHVTLAVTEIFQQRMFKSSSITTTNSISGIQLLFYSDGFTIEYDRKADIDLYMETLSKFGPISLSNLIKNHFHGEHKKLSCIINNPFVPWVADVAEEHKIPCTMLWIQPCALYAIYHHFHNNLHPFPTPTNPDMSVQLPGLPLLHTHDLPSFVLPSNPFGSLPKLFTQVFKNLKKLKWVLGNTFCELEKEAIDSMAELCPIRAVGPLVPPSILGEDPNLDIGIEMWEPQESCMEWLNHQPPSSVIYVSFGSIIVLSGKQLVSIATALKNSDRPFLWVLKRSEVPKPEGEEELPPGFLEETKDRGHIVTWCPQTKVLAHPSIACFLTHCGWSSLLEAIATGVPMIAYPQWTDQPTNAKLIAEVLNVGVRLKPGSDGFVATVEVERCIEEIMTGPRSEEFKKNVEEFKRAAREAVADGGSSDRNIQDFVDEIIGHFRTSL; translated from the coding sequence ATGGCCTTGAATgagcaaaaagaagaaattcatGTGCTAATGGTGGCATTTGCCTCTCAAGGTCACATTAACCCTTTGCTTAGACTAGGATCACGCCTTGTCTCTAAAGGCCTACATGTCACCCTTGCAGTCACAGAAATATTTCAGCAACGTATGTTCAAATCTTcctccatcaccaccaccaattCCATCTCTGGAATCCAACTACTATTCTACTCTGATGGCTTTACCATCGAATATGATCGCAAGGCCGATATTGATCTATACATGGAGACCCTAAGTAAGTTTGGACCCATTAGCCTCTCAAACCTTATCAAAAATCACTTCCATGGTGAACATAAAAAACTTTCTTGCATCATCAACAATCCTTTTGTGCCATGGGTAGCTGACGTTGCTGAAGAGCATAAAATTCCATGTACCATGCTATGGATCCAACCTTGTGCTCTCTATGCCATTTACCACCACTTTCATAACAACCTCCACCCATTTCCTACTCCTACAAACCCAGACATGAGTGTTCAATTACCAGGCTTGCCATTGTTGCACACACATGACCTACCATCATTTGTTCTTCCATCAAATCCATTTGGTAGTTTACCAAAGCTATTCACCCAAGTGTTcaaaaacttgaagaagcttAAGTGGGTACTGGGAAACACATTCTGTGAGCTTGAGAAGGAAGCCATTGATTCCATGGCTGAGCTTTGCCCAATACGCGCTGTTGGTCCACTAGTCCCTCCTTCCATACTTGGTGAAGACCCAAATCTGGATATTGGCATAGAAATGTGGGAACCCCAAGAATCATGCATGGAGTGGCTCAATCATCAGCCACCTTCTTCAGTTATCTACGTTTCATTTGGGAGTATAATAGTGTTATCAGGTAAGCAGTTAGTGAGCATTGCAACAGCCTTAAAGAATAGTGATCGTCCATTTCTTTGGGTGTTGAAACGTTCAGAAGTGCCAAAACCAGAAGGTGAAGAAGAATTGCCACCAGGATTTTTGGAAGAAACAAAAGACCGAGGCCATATAGTAACTTGGTGTCCTCAAACAAAGGTTTTAGCTCACCCATCTATTGCATGCTTTTTAACACATTGTGGTTGGAGTTCCTTGCTAGAAGCCATAGCTACAGGTGTGCCAATGATTGCATATCCTCAGTGGACTGACCAGCCCACAAATGCAAAGCTTATTGCTGAAGTTTTAAACGTGGGTGTGAGGCTTAAGCCAGGGAGTGATGGGTTTGTGGCAACCGTGGAAGTAGAAAGATGCATTGAAGAAATTATGACTGGGCCGAGAtctgaggaattcaagaaaaacgTGGAGGAGTTCAAGCGGGCTGCACGTGAGGCGGTAGCCGATGGTGGGTCCTCAGACCGGAATATCCAAGATTTTGTGGATGAGATTATTGGCCATTTTCGTACGAGTCTTTGA